From Vitis vinifera cultivar Pinot Noir 40024 chromosome 14, ASM3070453v1, a single genomic window includes:
- the LOC100240812 gene encoding acyl-CoA-binding domain-containing protein 4 isoform X1 has translation MSMAMARASSGLAYPDRFYAAASYAGFDGSPNSSSKGVSSKFSNDVALLLYALYQQATVGRCTIPKPRGWNPIEQSKWTSWHGLGNMAAAEAMRLFVKILEEEDPGWYSRASDFVAEPVVDVEMNHHPKVEPVTENGNSFPETKTISHENGSMLETQDKDVVLEGLGSIAVYDQWIAPSVSGQRPKPRYEHGAAVVQDKMYIFGGNHNGRYLNDLQVLDLRSWTWSKVEVKAGTESLESPSTVPLPSCAGHSLIQWENKLLSIAGHTKDPSETIQVKAFDLQTCTWSTLKTYGKAPASRGGQSVTLVGTSLVIFGGQDAKRSLLNDLHLLDLETMTWDEIDAVGVPPSPRSDHAAAVHAERYLLIFGGGSHATCFNDLHVLDLQAMEWSRPTQQGDIPTPRAGHAGVPVGENWFIVGGGDNKSGVSETVVLNMSTLVWSVVTTVQGRVPLASEGLSLVVGSYNGEDVLISFGGYNGRYSNEVNVLKPSHKSSLQTKIMEPVPESVSAVHNATNATRDVESEFEAGQEGKIREIVMDNIDSEPMKIKNEETGEGLIATLKSEKEELESSLNKEKTQSLQLKQELAEAETRNSDLYKELQSVRGQLAAEQSRCFKLEVDVAELRQKLQTMETLQKELELLQRQKAASEQALNAKQRQSSGGMWGWLAGTPNEKADDA, from the exons CGACCGCTTCTACGCTGCCGCCTCCTATGCCGGTTTCGATGGATCCCCCAATTCATCCTCCAAGGGCGTCAGCTCCAAGTTCTCAAACGACGTTGCTTTGCTCCTCTACGCCCTCTACCAACAG GCTACAGTAGGGCGATGTACCATTCCAAAGCCACGTGGTTGGAATCCCATTGAACAAAGCAAGTGGACGAG CTGGCATGGGCTTGGAAACATGGCTGCAGCAGAAGCAATGCGGCTTTTTGTGAAAATACTGGAG GAAGAAGATCCGGGGTGGTATTCAAGAGCATCTGACTTTGTTGCAGAGCCAGTGGTAGATGTGGAAATGAAT cATCATCCAAAAGTTGAACCAGTTACGGAGAATGGGAACTCTTTTCCTGAGACAAAGACTATTTCTCATGAAAATGGCAGCATGTTGGAAACTCAGGACAAGGATGTTGTCTTGGAGGGCCTTGGTTCAATTGCTGTCTATGATCAATGGATTGCTCCTTCAGTGTCTGGTCAACGTCCTAAACCACGATATGAG CATGGAGCAGCAGTTGTTCAAgataaaatgtatatatttggtGGAAACCACAATGGTCGTTACCTTAATGATCTTCAG GTTCTTGATTTGAGAAGTTGGACCTGGTCCAAGGTTGAGGTTAAGGCCGGGACTGAGTCACTGGAGTCACCATCTACTGTACCATTACCTTCCTGTGCTGGTCATTCCTTG ATACAATGGGAAAATAAGCTTCTCTCAATTGCTGGACACACAAAAGATCCTTCTGAAACAATCCAAG TGAAGGCATTTGATCTGCAAACTTGTACATGGTCAACCTTAAAAACTTACGGCAAGGCACcg GCGTCAAGAGGAGGTCAATCTGTAACCCTTGTTGGGACAAGCTTGGTCATATTTGGTGGACAAGATGCAAAGAGATCTCTCTTGAATGATCTACATCTTCTTGACCTAGAAACAATGACCTGGGATGAAATAGATGCTGT GGGTGTGCCTCCATCTCCAAGGTCTGATCATGCTGCTGCAGTACATGCAGAGCGTTACCTTCTTATCTTTGGTGGTGGTTCACATGCTACTTGCTTCAATGATCTGCATGTCCTTGATTTGCAAGCT ATGGAATGGTCAAGACCCACTCAACAGGGTGACATACCGACTCCACGGGCTGGACATGCAGGTGTGCCAGTTGGGGAGAATTGGTTTATTGTTGGTGGTGGTGATAATAAAAGTG GGGTCTCTGAAACTGTTGTCTTGAACATGTCCACACTTGTGTGGTCGGTTGTAACTACCGTTCAAGGGCGTGTTCCTCTTGCTAGTGAG GGCTTGAGTTTGGTTGTAGGCTCCTATAATGGCGAAGATGTTCTCATATCTTTTGGAGGATACAATGGGCGGTACAGCAATGAG GTCAACGTTCTTAAACCTAGCCATAAATCAAGCTTGCAAACAAAAATAATGGAGCCTGTGCCTGAAAGCGTTTCTGCTGTGCATAATGCTACTAATGCCACCAGAGATGTTGAGTCTGAGTTTGAAGCAGGTCAAGAAGGAAAAATAAGGGAAATTGTTATGGACAATATTGATTCAGAACCCATG aagataaaaaatgaagaaactgGTGAAGGTCTTATTGCAACTCTGAAGTCAGAGAAAGAAGAGCTAGAATCATCACTCAACAAGGAGAAGACGCAGTCTCTCCAATTAAAGCAAGAGTTAGCAGAAGCTGAGACTCGAAACTCAGACCTGTACAAG GAGCTCCAATCAGTACGTGGTCAACTTGCTGCTGAGCAGTCAAGATGTTTCAAACTTGAG GTGGACGTTGCAGAACTTCGACAAAAGCTACAAACAATGGAGACCCTACAAAAGGAACTTGAGCTGCTACAGAGACAAAAGGCTGCCTCAGAACAAGCTTTAAACGCAAAACAGAGGCAGAGCTCAGGTGGCATGTGGGGTTGGCTTGCTGGAACACCAAATGAAAAAGCCGATGATGCCTGA
- the LOC100240812 gene encoding acyl-CoA-binding domain-containing protein 4 isoform X2 produces MSMAMARASSGLAYPDRFYAAASYAGFDGSPNSSSKGVSSKFSNDVALLLYALYQQATVGRCTIPKPRGWNPIEQSKWTSWHGLGNMAAAEAMRLFVKILEEEDPGWYSRASDFVAEPVVDVEMNHHPKVEPVTENGNSFPETKTISHENGSMLETQDKDVVLEGLGSIAVYDQWIAPSVSGQRPKPRYEHGAAVVQDKMYIFGGNHNGRYLNDLQVLDLRSWTWSKVEVKAGTESLESPSTVPLPSCAGHSLIQWENKLLSIAGHTKDPSETIQVKAFDLQTCTWSTLKTYGKAPASRGGQSVTLVGTSLVIFGGQDAKRSLLNDLHLLDLETMTWDEIDAVGVPPSPRSDHAAAVHAERYLLIFGGGSHATCFNDLHVLDLQAMEWSRPTQQGDIPTPRAGHAGVPVGENWFIVGGGDNKSGVSETVVLNMSTLVWSVVTTVQGRVPLASEGLSLVVGSYNGEDVLISFGGYNGRYSNEVNVLKPSHKSSLQTKIMEPVPESVSAVHNATNATRDVESEFEAGQEGKIREIVMDNIDSEPMIKNEETGEGLIATLKSEKEELESSLNKEKTQSLQLKQELAEAETRNSDLYKELQSVRGQLAAEQSRCFKLEVDVAELRQKLQTMETLQKELELLQRQKAASEQALNAKQRQSSGGMWGWLAGTPNEKADDA; encoded by the exons CGACCGCTTCTACGCTGCCGCCTCCTATGCCGGTTTCGATGGATCCCCCAATTCATCCTCCAAGGGCGTCAGCTCCAAGTTCTCAAACGACGTTGCTTTGCTCCTCTACGCCCTCTACCAACAG GCTACAGTAGGGCGATGTACCATTCCAAAGCCACGTGGTTGGAATCCCATTGAACAAAGCAAGTGGACGAG CTGGCATGGGCTTGGAAACATGGCTGCAGCAGAAGCAATGCGGCTTTTTGTGAAAATACTGGAG GAAGAAGATCCGGGGTGGTATTCAAGAGCATCTGACTTTGTTGCAGAGCCAGTGGTAGATGTGGAAATGAAT cATCATCCAAAAGTTGAACCAGTTACGGAGAATGGGAACTCTTTTCCTGAGACAAAGACTATTTCTCATGAAAATGGCAGCATGTTGGAAACTCAGGACAAGGATGTTGTCTTGGAGGGCCTTGGTTCAATTGCTGTCTATGATCAATGGATTGCTCCTTCAGTGTCTGGTCAACGTCCTAAACCACGATATGAG CATGGAGCAGCAGTTGTTCAAgataaaatgtatatatttggtGGAAACCACAATGGTCGTTACCTTAATGATCTTCAG GTTCTTGATTTGAGAAGTTGGACCTGGTCCAAGGTTGAGGTTAAGGCCGGGACTGAGTCACTGGAGTCACCATCTACTGTACCATTACCTTCCTGTGCTGGTCATTCCTTG ATACAATGGGAAAATAAGCTTCTCTCAATTGCTGGACACACAAAAGATCCTTCTGAAACAATCCAAG TGAAGGCATTTGATCTGCAAACTTGTACATGGTCAACCTTAAAAACTTACGGCAAGGCACcg GCGTCAAGAGGAGGTCAATCTGTAACCCTTGTTGGGACAAGCTTGGTCATATTTGGTGGACAAGATGCAAAGAGATCTCTCTTGAATGATCTACATCTTCTTGACCTAGAAACAATGACCTGGGATGAAATAGATGCTGT GGGTGTGCCTCCATCTCCAAGGTCTGATCATGCTGCTGCAGTACATGCAGAGCGTTACCTTCTTATCTTTGGTGGTGGTTCACATGCTACTTGCTTCAATGATCTGCATGTCCTTGATTTGCAAGCT ATGGAATGGTCAAGACCCACTCAACAGGGTGACATACCGACTCCACGGGCTGGACATGCAGGTGTGCCAGTTGGGGAGAATTGGTTTATTGTTGGTGGTGGTGATAATAAAAGTG GGGTCTCTGAAACTGTTGTCTTGAACATGTCCACACTTGTGTGGTCGGTTGTAACTACCGTTCAAGGGCGTGTTCCTCTTGCTAGTGAG GGCTTGAGTTTGGTTGTAGGCTCCTATAATGGCGAAGATGTTCTCATATCTTTTGGAGGATACAATGGGCGGTACAGCAATGAG GTCAACGTTCTTAAACCTAGCCATAAATCAAGCTTGCAAACAAAAATAATGGAGCCTGTGCCTGAAAGCGTTTCTGCTGTGCATAATGCTACTAATGCCACCAGAGATGTTGAGTCTGAGTTTGAAGCAGGTCAAGAAGGAAAAATAAGGGAAATTGTTATGGACAATATTGATTCAGAACCCATG ataaaaaatgaagaaactgGTGAAGGTCTTATTGCAACTCTGAAGTCAGAGAAAGAAGAGCTAGAATCATCACTCAACAAGGAGAAGACGCAGTCTCTCCAATTAAAGCAAGAGTTAGCAGAAGCTGAGACTCGAAACTCAGACCTGTACAAG GAGCTCCAATCAGTACGTGGTCAACTTGCTGCTGAGCAGTCAAGATGTTTCAAACTTGAG GTGGACGTTGCAGAACTTCGACAAAAGCTACAAACAATGGAGACCCTACAAAAGGAACTTGAGCTGCTACAGAGACAAAAGGCTGCCTCAGAACAAGCTTTAAACGCAAAACAGAGGCAGAGCTCAGGTGGCATGTGGGGTTGGCTTGCTGGAACACCAAATGAAAAAGCCGATGATGCCTGA